GCTCCAGACCTGTAATCTGGTTCGCTGGGACGCGGCTGTCAGAGCAACCGATCCACATGTACTTGGGCTTTTGCTGCGCCATCAGTCCGGTAAAGAAACCAGGACGATCACGCTCCATCTGGTCTGCCCATTCGCGGTTGTGGACAAACAATTCTTCGATGGAGGTCGTTGTCATGAAGCTATCCTTCTTTTTTTGGTGGTTGAAAGAATGGCGCAGCTCTTGCTTTTTCAGCAGGTTTCAGCAAACAATTCGCGCCCAATCAACATGCGGCGAATTTCGCTGGTGCCGGCACCAATCTCATAGAGTTTCGCATCTCGCCACAGTCGGCCGAGCGGATACTCGTTGATATACCCATTGCCACCATAGATTTGTACGCCCTCGCCAGCCATCCAGGTGGCCTTCTCGGCACACCAGAGAATGACGCTGGCGCAGTCTTTACGGACCTGACGGACATGGTCAGTTCCCAGAAGATCGAGATTTTTAGCGACCGTATAAGCAAAAGATCGGCCCGCTTGCAGCACGGTGTACATGTCTGCCACCTTGCCCTGGATGAGCTGAAACTCTCCAATACTCTGGCCAAATTGCTTGCGGTCATGGATGTAAGGAACCACGTTATCCATCACGCTTTGCATGATTCCCAGTGGTCCGCCTGTGAGCACGGCACGCTCGTAGTCCAGTCCGCTCATCAGCACCTTGGCCCCCATGTTCAGGCCGCCAAGGATGTTTTCAGCCGGCACCTCCACGTTCTGGAACACCAACTCACCTGTGTGGCTGCCACGCATACCCAGCTTGTCAAGCTTTTGCGCAACCGAAAAACCGGGCATGCCCTTCTCGATCAAAAAGGCCGTCACTCCGCGCGCGCCCATTTCAGGTTCACTCTTGGCGTAGACCACCAGCGTGTCTGCGTCGGGGCCATTGGTAATCCACATCTTGCTGCCATTGAGCAGGTAATAGCCGCCCTTGTCCTCAGCCTTGAGCTTCATGCTGATGACATCTGAGCCAGCACCCGGCTCGCTCATAGCCAGAGCGCCCACATGCTCGCCGCTGATCAGCTTAGGCAGGTACTTGGCTTTTTGCGCTTCAGTGCCGTTACGGTTGATCTGGTTCACACACAAATTGCTGTGCGCGCCATAGGACAGGCCCACGGAAGCACTGGCACGCGAAATTTCCTCCATCGCAACCATGTGGGCGAGATAGCCCATATTGGCGCCGCCATACTGCTCCGAGACGGTGATGCCCAGCACTCCCAGCTCACCAAACTTGCGCCATACATCCATGGGGAACTGGTCAGTACGATCAATTTCAGCCGCACGCGGCGCAATCTCGCTCTGCGCAAAGTCACGCACGGCATCGCGCAGTGCATCAATATCTTCACCGAGCTGAAAGTTCAGTCCTGGCAAATTGGCAAGGCTCATGGTTGTCTCCTGTAGGTATTAGTCTGGCTGGTCTCAGTTGTGAATCTCTAGTTATTGATGCCCTCACGATGCTGTACACACATCAAGGTGCAACTCATCGTGGCAATCAATTTTTCTTTTCCCTGATCAATGGCAAACGCTTTGCCCTCAGATACGGTGATCGTGCGCCCCGGCTTGATAACGCGGCCTTCCATGCGAAAGCGCTGGCCCTTGGCAGGTGCCAATAAATTGATTTTGAATTCGATCGTAAGCACCGCTGCATCGGCGGGCATCAGCGTCAGCCCTGCATAGCCGCAGGCTGAATCCAGCGCGGTGGACACCATGCCGGCGTGTAAAAAGCCATGTTGCTGGGTCAAGCCGGACGCCCAGTCCAGACAGATATCCACAGTGCCAGGCTCGATACGGGTCAGCTCGGCCCCAAGTGTGCCCATGGCTCCTTGGCAGGAAAAGCTTTCCCTCACCCGGCTAGCGAAGTCCAAAACCTCATCCGCACCCAAAGCTGACATTGGCAACTCCCAGCAGCAACGCTTTATCAATTTACGTTTACGTAAACGTCAATTATGCGGTATTTTTGCTCTCACTCTTCTTCAACAAGCTACGCGCCTCTTTCTCCTGCTCACGCACCTCTTCCAGCGTCACCTGCAGATCAGCCATCTGCCCTTCAAGCTGTTTGCGGTGCACAGCCAGCACATCCAGAAATTTGCGCAACTGCACGCCTGTATCGCGCGGGCTGTCATACATATCGATGATTTCCTTGGCCTCGGAAAGCGACAAGCCCAGTCGCTTCGCTCGCAAGGTCAGGCGCAGACGTGCGCGGTCTCGGGCCGAATACACACGATTACGCCCGCCAGTTCCAGAGCGTTCGGGCTGCAGCAAGCCCATATCCTCATAAAAACGAATCGCCCGCGTGGTGAGATCAAACTCTTTGGCAAGATCGCTGATGGTGTAACTGGTCAACATGATTCTGTCTGGGTGAAGTCTTGCATCACTCAGGCGACTGCAAAGAGTGGCCCGGTCCCTAAAATGCTTTTATAAAACTGACGTTTACGTTAACGTCAATGCTAAACGATATCCTGCACCATGAAATCAAGCCACGAATCCGCACTCCACTACCCTCTGGGTGACACCTTGCCAGGCCTCGCTGAAACCATCGAGGTAGCTCCCGGCATCAAATGGATTCGCATGTCCCTGCCGTTTGCGCTGGACCACATCAACCTGTGGCTACTACGTGATCGACAAGTCGACAAGCACGGCGAGATGCGCGAAGGTTGGACTGTTGTGGATTGCTGCGTCAACCGCAGCGAAGCACGTCAGCAATGGGAACAGATCTTTGCGACCCAGCTCGAAGGCTTACCCGTTCTTCGCATCATCGTCACACATATGCACCCAGACCATATCGGCTTGGCCGGATGGCTTAGCCGGCATTGGGATGCCCCCCTGTGGATAAGTGCTACTGATTACAACGTAGCCCGTGTCGCCATGAAAGACCAAGATGGCTTCGGCGGCGAATCCGGTGCGGATTTTTACAGCCTGCATGGGCAAAGAAACGAAGAATTTCTCCAGCATGTACGCACCCGCAGCAGCTATTACTCCTCGCTGGTTGCCCCCATTCCAAACACCTATCACCGCATCATGGATGGCTTGGACATCGATATCTGCGGTCGTAACTGGAAATGCATCGCAGGCTATGGCCACGCCCCCGAGCACATGGCCTTATTCTGCCCAGACCTCAACCTACTCATCAGCGGCGATATGGTGCTACCACGCATATCAGCCAACGTCAGCGTTCACTCCACCGAACCTGAAGCCAATCCGCTTCAACTTTTTCTCACATCACTGCAGCGCTACTTTGCACTGCCCATGGATACCTATGTACTGCCATCGCATGGCAAACCATTTACAGGTCTCCATCAACGAATTCAGCAGCTGCTAGATCACCATCAAGAACATCTGAACGACATCATGGAGGCCGCACAAACCCAGTCTCTCAGCGCCGCAGACATTTTGCCCATCCTCTTCAAACGCCAGCTAGACACACACCAGATGACATTTGCCATGGGCGAAGCTCTGGCCCACCTCCACTACCTGTGGTTCAGCAAACAGTTGGAGCGCAGAGTAGATCAGCAAGGTGTTCTTCGCTTCCAACTGCCCTCTACGGCTCAATAACTTCTTTATAAAAAGAGAGCGCTATGCGCTCTCTTTTTATGGGTTTGCAGGTTGTTAGGCTCTGGAGCCCAATCACAGCCAGCACAAGCTGCTCTGCTTTTTGATGACCCAGTCTTCAACGCTTTTGCATTCCGCAAATAAAAAACCCCGTAATCTTTCGATTACGGGGTTTTTCTCTGTAAGAGCCTGACGATGACCTACTTTCACACGGGAACCCGCACTATCATCGGCGCTAAGTCGTTTCACGGTCCTGTTCGGGATGGGAAGGAGTGGTACCAACTTGCTATGGTCATCAGGCATAAACTTTTTGTCAGATTGATCGCTCTTCGATTAACTTCTTAATCAAAGCTCACTTTCAATCCAACGAATTCATAGAGTCTCGATCAGCTTATTCGATTGCGCCTTTTTGGCATAACTTGAATGATCACTTGCATGATTCATTCTGTCTTTTCATTTCTGAGCTAAACCCAAAGTTATAGGGTCAAGCCGCTCGGGCAATTAGTACTGGTTAGCTTAACGCATTACTGCGCTTCCACACCCAGCCTATCAACGTCGTGGTCTACAACGACCCTTCAGGGGGCTCAAGGCCCCGGCAGATCTCATCTTGAAACGAGTTTCCCGCTTAGATGCTTTCAGCGGTTATCTCTTCCACACTTAGCTACCCTGCGATGCCACTGGCGTGACAACAGGTACACCAGAGGTGTGTCCACTCCGGTCCTCTCGTACTAGGAGCAGGCTTCCTCAAATCTGCAGCGCCCACGGAAGATAGGGACCAAACTGTCTCACGACGTTTTAAACCCAGCTCACGTACCTCTTTAAATGGCGAACAGCCATACCCTTGGGACCGACTACAGCCCCAGGATGAGATGAGCCGACATCGAGGTGCCAAACACCGCCGTCGATATGAACTCTTGGGCGGTATCAGCCTGTTATCCCCAGAGTACCTTTTATCCGTTGAGCGATGGCCCTTCCATACAGAACCACCGGATCACTATGTCCTGCTTTCGCATCTGCTCGACTTGTCAGTCTCGCAGTTAAGCACGCTTATGCCATTGCACTATCGTCACGATGTCCGACCGTAACTAGCGTACCTTCGAACTCCTCCGTTACGCTTTGGGAGGAGACCGCCCCAGTCAAACTGCCTACCATGCACTGTCCCCGATCCAGATAATGGACCAAGGTTAGAACCTCAAACGCACCAGGGTGGTATTTCAACGTTGGCTCCATGTGATCTAGCGACCACACTTCAAAGCCTCCCACCTATCCTACACAGATCCGTTCAAAGTCCAATACAAAGCTACAGTAAAGGTTCATGGGGTCTTTCCGTCTTTCCGCGGGGAGATTGCATCATCACAAACATTTCAACTTCGCTGAGTCTCAGGAGGAGACAGTGTGGCCATCGTTACGCCATTCGTGCAGGTCGGAACTTACCCGACAAGGAATTTCGCTACCTTAGGACCGTTATAGTTACGGCCGCCGTTTACTGGGACTTCAATCAAGAGCTTGCACCCCATCATTTAATCTTCCAGCACCGGGCAGGCGTCACACCCTATACGTCCACTTTCGTGTTTGCAGAGTGCTGTGTTTTTATTAAACAGTCGCAGCCACCAATTTTTTGCAACCCCTTTTAGCTCCGTTTGTTCAACTTCACTGACTTGGGGTACACCTTCTCCCGAAGTTACGGTGTTAATTTGCCGAGTTCCTTCTCCTGAGTTCTCTCAAGCGCCTTAGAATACTCATCTCGCGCACCAGTGTCGGTTTGCGGTACGGTCGTCAATAGCTGAAGCTTAGTGGCTTTTCCTGGAAGCAGGGTATCACTCACTTCGTCTGCAAGCAGACTCGTTATCACCCCTCATCTTAGCCCGGCGGATTTGCCTACCAGGCATGACTACAGGCTTGAACCAACATATCCAACAGTTGGCTGAGCTAACCTTCTCCGTCCCCACATCGCACTATTGATCGGTACAGGAATATTGACCTGTTTCCCATCAGCTACGCATCTCTGCCTCGCCTTAGGGGCCGACTCACCCTACGCCGATGAACGTTGCGTAGGAAACCTTGCGCTTACGGCGAGGGGGCTTTTCACCCCCTTTAACGCTACTCATGTCAGCATTCGCACTTCTGATACCTCCAGCATCCGTCTCCAGACACCTTCACAGGCTTACAGAACGCTCTCCTACCACGTGCCATAAATGACACATCCGCAGCTTCGGTAACTGGCTTAGCCCCGTTACATCTTCCGCGCAGGACGACTCGATCAGTGAGCTATTACGCTTTCTTTAAATGATGGCTGCTTCTAAGCCAACATCCTGACTGTTTTAGCCTTCCCACTTCGTTTCCCACTTAGCCAATTTTAGGGACCTTAGCTGGCGGTCTGGGTTGTTTCCCTCTTGAGTCCGGACGTTAGCACCCGGTGCTCTGTCTCCCAAGCTGTACTCGTCGGTATTCGGAGTTTGCATAGGTTTGGTAAGTCGCCATGACCCCCTAGCCTAAACAGTGCTCTACCCCCGACGGTAATACTTGAGGCACTACCTAAATAGTTTTCGGAGAGAACCAGCTATTTCCAAGTTTGTTTAGCCTTTCACCCCTATCCACAGCTCATCCCCTAATTTTGCAACATTAGTGGGTTCGGACCTCCAGTACCTGTTACGGCACCTTCATCCTGGCCATGGATAGATCACTTGGTTTCGGGTCTACACCCAGCGACTGATCGCCCTATTCGGACTCGATTTCTCTGCGCCTCCCCTATTCGGTTAAGCTTGCCACTGAATGTAAGTCGCTGACCCATTATACAAAAGGTACGCCGTCACCCCTTACGAGGCTCCGACTTTTTGTAAGCATACGGTTTCAGGATCTATTTCACTCCCCTCCCGGGGTTCTTTTCGCCTTTCCCTCACGGTACTGGTTCACTATCGGTCGATGATGAGTATTTAGCCTTAGAGGATGGTCCCCCTATATTCAGACAGGGTTTCTCGTGCCCCGCCCTACTTGTCTGCAGCCTAGTACCACCGATCGGTTTTCACATACGGGACTATCACCCACTATGGTTGGCCTTTCCATGCCATTTTGTTAACCGGTCGACTATCACTGCAAGGCTCTTCCGAATTCGCTCGCCACTACTATCGGAATCTCGGTTGATGTCTTTTCCTCTGGGTACTTAGATGTTTCAGTTCTCCAGGTTCGCTTCGCATGACTATGTATT
The sequence above is drawn from the Comamonas sp. 26 genome and encodes:
- a CDS encoding isovaleryl-CoA dehydrogenase; the encoded protein is MSLANLPGLNFQLGEDIDALRDAVRDFAQSEIAPRAAEIDRTDQFPMDVWRKFGELGVLGITVSEQYGGANMGYLAHMVAMEEISRASASVGLSYGAHSNLCVNQINRNGTEAQKAKYLPKLISGEHVGALAMSEPGAGSDVISMKLKAEDKGGYYLLNGSKMWITNGPDADTLVVYAKSEPEMGARGVTAFLIEKGMPGFSVAQKLDKLGMRGSHTGELVFQNVEVPAENILGGLNMGAKVLMSGLDYERAVLTGGPLGIMQSVMDNVVPYIHDRKQFGQSIGEFQLIQGKVADMYTVLQAGRSFAYTVAKNLDLLGTDHVRQVRKDCASVILWCAEKATWMAGEGVQIYGGNGYINEYPLGRLWRDAKLYEIGAGTSEIRRMLIGRELFAETC
- a CDS encoding PaaI family thioesterase, coding for MSALGADEVLDFASRVRESFSCQGAMGTLGAELTRIEPGTVDICLDWASGLTQQHGFLHAGMVSTALDSACGYAGLTLMPADAAVLTIEFKINLLAPAKGQRFRMEGRVIKPGRTITVSEGKAFAIDQGKEKLIATMSCTLMCVQHREGINN
- a CDS encoding MerR family DNA-binding transcriptional regulator, producing the protein MLTSYTISDLAKEFDLTTRAIRFYEDMGLLQPERSGTGGRNRVYSARDRARLRLTLRAKRLGLSLSEAKEIIDMYDSPRDTGVQLRKFLDVLAVHRKQLEGQMADLQVTLEEVREQEKEARSLLKKSESKNTA
- a CDS encoding MBL fold metallo-hydrolase encodes the protein MKSSHESALHYPLGDTLPGLAETIEVAPGIKWIRMSLPFALDHINLWLLRDRQVDKHGEMREGWTVVDCCVNRSEARQQWEQIFATQLEGLPVLRIIVTHMHPDHIGLAGWLSRHWDAPLWISATDYNVARVAMKDQDGFGGESGADFYSLHGQRNEEFLQHVRTRSSYYSSLVAPIPNTYHRIMDGLDIDICGRNWKCIAGYGHAPEHMALFCPDLNLLISGDMVLPRISANVSVHSTEPEANPLQLFLTSLQRYFALPMDTYVLPSHGKPFTGLHQRIQQLLDHHQEHLNDIMEAAQTQSLSAADILPILFKRQLDTHQMTFAMGEALAHLHYLWFSKQLERRVDQQGVLRFQLPSTAQ